Proteins found in one Takifugu rubripes chromosome 15, fTakRub1.2, whole genome shotgun sequence genomic segment:
- the mepcea gene encoding 7SK snRNA methylphosphate capping enzyme: MSVDEESVKTGGAQASSTSLQLSERAGSYSAISVTVEAPEFAASCPVLAAAAPANHASDALAEPRDAQQRAKGSENILNRRNTWQHSKQQQQTKLAKRRNTANSSFKHPSSGKRRRRATSESDSVLPTNFLLGGNIFDPLNLNSLLDEEVNRALNAETPKSSPLPARSRDPVEILIPRDITDPLNLKSGIADSNVLASPFKRKRHRNRHHGGGGGGVLGAGSGISSAQMNSLEQEKGYGIPTPLPGVLASVSTPDVSKESNSFSSATGDSNELSAESSTVSKGETASVCTEESTSVSQHPNRRKRRRNSGKMELPLTQSTPVAKSGPGDRRDASGWSRQPQSFHTPRSGSKAGPGGRQHHHHHHQQHNNQAKKKFQYGNYNKYYGYRNPSKSEDPRVHLLRREWFEGKDVLDLGCNLGHLTLYIAKMHRPARILGLDIDGALVHAARKNIRHYLSELQAQEARQSAPCTKRVEEAEHEKHKEPASVDENRTPAEGETGTRRQDGTAEEMERGDGHSPPTELSVSFPVSLQISRGPIAAPPLSEASTVRRGEFPSNVSFIKANYVLENDGLLLTQRQEYDVILCLSVTKWVHLNWGDTGLKRLFKRVYRHLRSGGLFILEPQPWESYVRRKKLTDNINKNFHSIRLKPDQFSSYLTTEVGFTRFEYLGAPKCSIKGFQRPIFLFHK, from the exons ATGTCCGTAGACGAGGAGAGTGTCAAAACTGGTGGCGCACAAGCCAGCTCAACGTCTCTGCAGCTCTCGGAACGCGCTGGGAGCTACAGCGCCATATCCGTGACGGTGGAGGCGCCCGAGTTTGCGGCCTCCTGTCCCGTCCTGGCTGCCGCCGCCCCGGCGAATCACGCCAGCGACGCGCTCGCGGAGCCACGCGACGCCCAACAGAGAGCGAAGGGAAGCGAGAATATCCTCAACCGCAGGAACACTTGGCAACATtctaaacagcagcagcagacgaaACTCGCCAAGCGGCGCAACACGGCGAACTCCAGCTTCAAGCATCCGTCTTCGGGGAAAAGGAGGCGACGGGCGACCTCCGAGAGCGACTCGGTCCTGCCCACCAACTTCCTGCTGGGCGGCAACATTTTCGACCCGCTGAATCTCAACAGCCTCCTGGACGAAGAGGTGAACCGGGCGCTGAATGCAGAGACGCCCAAGTCCTCGCCGCTCCCGGCGAGGAGCCGAGACCCCGTTGAGATCCTCATTCCCAGAGACATCACAGATCCGCTCAACCTGAAGAGCGGGATAGCTGACAGCAACGTTTTGGCGTCTCCCTTCAAGAGAAAGAGACACCGCAACAGGCaccatggcggcggcggcggcggcgtcctcgGTGCTGGCAGTGGGATTTCAAGTGCACAGATGAATTCTTTAGAACAAGAAAAAGGTTACGGTATTCCCACACCTCTTCCAGGAGTTTTAGCCTCCGTTTCCACCCCGGATGTATCGAAAGAGTCAAATAGTTTCTCCAGCGCCACGGGGGACTCCAACGAGCTCTCAGCTGAAAGCTCCACCGTCTCCAAGGGAGAGACGGCCTCCGTCTGCACGGAAGAGTCCACGTCCGTCAGCCAGCACCCGAACCGACGCAAGCGAAGGCGCAACTCCGGGAAAATGGAGCTCCCTTTGACCCAGTCCACGCCGGTGGCAAAGTCGGgacctggagacagaagagacgcGTCGGGGTGGTCGAGGCAGCCTCAGTCGTTTCACACGCCGAGGAGCGGGTCCAAGGCGGGTCCCGGAGGTcgccagcatcatcatcatcatcatcagcagcacaaTAATCAGGCCAAGAAGAAGTTCCAGTATGGGAATTATAATAAATATTACGGCTATCGCAACCCCAGCAAAAGTGAAGACCCACGCGTGCACCTTCTTCGCCGAGAGTGGTTTGAGGGTAAGGACGTTCTGGATCTGGGGTGCAACTTGGGCCATTTAACCCTTTACATCGCTAAAATGCACAGACCTGCTCGCATTTTGGGACTGGACATTGACGGCGCCCTGGTTCACGCCGCCCGGAAGAACATCAGGCATTACCTGTCCGAACTGCAGGCCCAAGAGGCGAGACAGTCGGCGCCGTGCACCAAACGGGTGGAGGAGGCTGAACATGAGAAGCACAAGGAACCTGCGAGCGTGGACGAAAACAGAACGCCGGCGGAGGGAGAAACGGGAACCCGAAGGCAGGACGGCACAGCTGAGGAGATGGAGCGGGGCGATGGTCACTCCCCCCCCACTGAGCTGTCGGTGAGCTTCCCCGTCTCCCTGCAGATCTCCAGGGGGCCCATCGCTGCTCCGCCGCTGTCGGAAGCATCCACCGTACGCCGCGGAGAGTTTCCCTCAAACGTGTCCTTCATTAAA GCCAATTATGTGCTGGAGAACGATGGCCTCCTGCTGACTCAGCGACAAGAGTATGACGTGATCTTGTGCCTGAGCGTCACCAAGTGGGTTCACTTGAACTGGGGAGACACCGGCCTCAAACGCCTCTTTAAGAGAGTCTACAGACACCTCCGCTCGGGAGGCCTGTTCATCCTGGAGCCACAGCCCTGGGAGTCCTacgtgaggaggaagaagctgaCG gACAATATCAACAAGAATTTCCACAGCATCCGCCTCAAGCCTGATCAGTTTTCATCATACCTTACAACAGAGGTGGGCTTCACCCGTTTTGAATACCTTGGGGCCCCCAAGTGTTCAATTAAAG GTTTTCAGCGGCCGATCTTCTTATTTCACAAATGA
- the xrra1 gene encoding X-ray radiation resistance-associated protein 1 isoform X2, producing MNATSCHEERNFSIKCLPSRTARQRNNGAGHWLAAFRKAEEQKYKNLHQRRKPCRKFPTQRAEGRTLDGAFLLRLHCVDKPTDLCSVHISERNMNSVKAEELREFHNVAFIDASANSLSLDSLSCFLSLRELNLSLNGLKHMKFCAADFPHLQVLDLSYNSVSASSVAAIGRLPRLKVLHLTGNDLLHLPPNMGSSCHRATELRSPPEEGPGFPALEVLHLDDNRLTSGVFWSIKNLKRLRHLNLQGNCISEIPYLLPRGSFKSFIEECEYGKFSVVVLFYQSKLFVLFHLLHPVFEERNPDERVRRLSQVCNWEGDRPLSGACLPLPELQILNLCDNKITQEEALLAVAGFPAIRELDICSNPLTSRRTREPPSLVQCLQHRLGITVKSSQSRRCHSGLLMIQNGRFLLKDAPRPPRADRSDASIKRKPDSSTNKGREDAEQHPECVFLTQVNDIPQSEDNPSERKSTHATCVTLRDCAMLMDAKPIPNLGIQAAVRMLEDQLRNRNVYKDSKPKVDVPKPHRRREKSVLSDAKALPPIKPPKQRDQRAEDMKKEIRESTSRREVPLSEMGVSRQEALLLLRDMKTKYKRLYEKTMEEAAGSDGNGAERLGGFSTLFVLEQHLDVESSV from the exons ATGAATGCGACATCCTGTCATGAGGAGCGGAACTTTTCTATCAAATGTCTGCCTTCTCGGACAGCTCGGCAAAGAAATAACG GTGCTGGTCATTGGTTGGCTGCTTTCAGAAaggcagaggagcagaaatacAAGAATCTACATCAAAGGAGAAAGCCTTGTCGGAAATTCCCGACCCAGAGAGCTGAGGGTCGTACGTTAGATGGAGCATTCCTG CTGAGGCTGCACTGCGTTGACAAACCAACTGATCTCTGCTCCGTCCACATCAGTGAGCGTAACATGAATTCT GTCAAAGCAGAAGAGCTCAGAGAGTTCCACAATGTGGCTTTCATCGACGCATCAGCTAACTCCCTCTCATTAG ACTCCCTCAGCTGTTTTCTGTCATTAAGAGAACTTAATCTGTCGTTAAATGGTCTGAAACACATGAAGTTCTGTGCTGCTGACTTCCCACATCTCCAG GTTTTGGATCTATCTTATAACAGCGTGTCTGCCAGCTCTGTTGCAGCCATCGGTCGACTTCCACGTCTTAAGGTTCTTCATCTAACCGGGAACGACcttcttcaccttcctcctAATATGGGCTCCTCCTGTCATCGTGCCACTGAGCT GAGGTCACCCCCAGAAGAGGGCCCCGGGTTTCCAGCACTGGAGGTGCTGCATCTTGATGATAACCGACTGACGTCTGGAGTTTTCTGGAGCATTAAAAACCTCAAGAG ACTCAGGCATTTAAACCTTCAGGGAAACTGCATCTCTGAGATCCCCTATTTGCTGCCGAGAGGCAGCTTTAAGTCTTTCATAGAAGAATGTGAATATGGTAAATTCTccgttgttgttttattttatcagtCAAAACTATTCGTTctttttcatctcctccatccagTTTTTGAGGAGAGGAACCCTGATGAACGTGTGAGGAGACTCTCACAG GTGTGTAACTGGGAGGGGGACCGGCCACTTTCCGGAGCCTGTTTGCCACTTCCAGAGCTTCAGATCCTCAATTTATGCGACAACAAG ATCACACAGGAAGAGGCTCTGCTGGCTGTCGCAGGTTTTCCGGCCATTCGCGAACTCGACATCTGCTCCAACCCCTTGACCTCACGAAGAACCA GAGAACCCCCCTCCCTGGTCCAGTGCCTCCAGCACAGACTGGGAATCACAGTGAAGAGCAGCCAGTCACGACGCTGCCACTCGGGTTTGCTGATGATCCAAAATGGAAG GTTTCTGTTGAAGGATGCACCTCGCCCCCCTCGGGCTGACAGGAGTGACGCGTCCATCAAAAGAAAACCAGACTCGAGTACAAATAAAGGACGAGAAGATGCGGAACAACATCCAGAATGTGTCTTTCTCACCCAG GTGAATGACATTCCTCAATCTGAAGATAATCCCTCTGAGAGAAAATCCACACACGCCACTTGTGTAACGTTAAGAGACTGCGCCATGTTGATGGACGCTAAACCCATCCCTAATCTAG GAATACAGGCAGCCGTTAGGATGCTGGAAGACCAGCTGAGGAATCGGAACGTTTACAAAGACTCCAAACCAAAAGTTGACGTCCCGAAACCACacaggagaagagagaaaagcgTCTTGTCTGAC GCTAAAGCGCTTCCACCCATAAAACCCCCAAAGCAACGCGATCAACGCGCGGAAGACATGAAGAAAGAAATCAGGGAGAGTACGAGCAGGAGAGAAGTCCCCTTAA GCGAGATGGGCGTCAGCAGGCaggaggctctgctgctgctgagggacaTGAAGACAAAGTACAAGAGGCTTTATGAGAAAACCATGGAAGAAGCAGCAGGCAGCGATGGGAACGGAGCTGAGAGGCTCGGAGGGTTTTCGACGTTGTTTGTTCTGGAGCAACACCTGGATGTTGAATCCAGCGTGTGA
- the chrdl2 gene encoding chordin-like protein 2 has protein sequence MQSLFLLSVIIWFADAELKPRKGSGVLCTFKDKTYSPGDSWHPHLNPFGLMFCMRCVCTEKGHVKCNTIKCPALSCENPVAEPQQCCPKCTGDQVRIPAGLRASVKSCRYNGTIYQPGETFNKRDLFPSKQSNQCVMCTCSNGNIFCALKTCQPITCSVPVSVPDTCCLVCKDGGPGGSSSAEDRNLQLNRGVRHSVDQCSAEQSRARPDHITPAKVRASPRGLSLSKLNLKGASETTVKILLQRKHQRACLYNGRTYSHGDMWHPVLGKVLECILCTCTDGHQDCKRITCPTQYPCQYPLKSAGKCCKTCPESKAEANQTLCYPGDKSKLLVYKVESSLRVDPPNTVRIIAVERPRTSEVEVQVWKSVEGVLQLMEIGDVQKKDIVDHPENYTLLTTLDEEMWRKFKEEGGGLSKASHVGLCEDGLREMVIFLNPRQAGACSP, from the exons ATGCAGTCACTTTTTTTGCTTTCTGTGATCATTTGGTTTGCAGACGCGGAGTTAAAACCGCGGAAAG GGTCCGGGGTGCTGTGTACTTTCAAAGACAAGACCTACAGTCCAGGAGACAGCTGGCATCCCCATCTGAACCCCTTCGGACTCATGTTCTGTATGCGCTGCGTCTGCACGGAG AAAGGCCACGTGAAATGCAACACGATCAAGTGTCCTGCTTTGTCGTGCGAGAACCCGGTAGCAGAGCCTCAGCAGTGTTGTCCAAAATGCACAG GTGATCAGGTCAGAATCCCCGCAGGACTCAGAGCTTCTGTCAAATCCTGCAGGTACAACGGAACTATTTATCAACCAGGAGAGACCTTCAACAAGCGCGACCTCTTCCCATCCAAGCAGAGTAACCAGTGTGTTATGTGTACATGCTCT AATGGAAACATCTTCTGTGCACTGAAAACGTGCCAGCCAATCACCTGCTCCGTGCCGGTCTCGGTTCCAGATACCTGCTGTTTGGTGTGTAAAG ATGGCGGCCCCGGCGGGTCCTCCTCCGCAGAAGATcgaaacctgcagctgaacagaGGGGTG AGGCACTCGGTGGATCAGTGCTCTGCAGAACAGAGCAGGGCCCGGCCCGACCACATCACGCCCGCAAAGGTCAGGGCCTCTCCTCGGGGCCTCAGCCTCAGCAAGCTCAACCTGAAAGGGGCCTCGGAGACCACCGTGAAgattctgctgcagaggaaacacCAGAGAG CGTGTTTATACAATGGCAGGACCTACTCTCATGGAGACATGTGGCACCCTGTTTTGGGGAAGGTCCTGGAATGCATCCTTTGCACGTGCACCGACGGCCACCAAGACTGCAAACGCATCACCTGCCCCACCCAGTACCCCTGCCAGTATCCTTTAAAATCAGCAGGGAAGTGCTGCAAGACGTGTCCAG AGAGCAAAGCCGAGGCTAACCAGACTCTGTGTTACCCTGGCGATAAAAGCAAGCTGTTGGTGTATAAGGTAGAGTCGTCTTTGAGAGTGGACCCGCCCAACACCGTCAGGATCATCGCCGTGGAACGTCCGAGAACCTCGGAGGTGGAAGTGCAAGTATGGAAGTCAGTAGAAG GTGTTTTACAGTTAATGGAAATCGGTGACGTTCAGAAAAAAGACATCGTGGACCATCCGGAGAACTACACGTTACTCACCACGCTGGACGAAG AGATGTGGAGGAAATttaaggaggagggaggaggcctgAGTAAGGCTTCTCATGTCGGCCTTTGTGAGGACGGCCTTCGGGAGATGGTGATTTTCCTCAATCCCAGGCAGGCAGGAGCCTGTTCACCTTAA
- the xrra1 gene encoding X-ray radiation resistance-associated protein 1 isoform X3: MNATSCHEERNFSIKCLPSRTARQRNNGAGHWLAAFRKAEEQKYKNLHQRRKPCRKFPTQRAEGRTLDGAFLLRLHCVDKPTDLCSVHISERNMNSVKAEELREFHNVAFIDASANSLSLDSLSCFLSLRELNLSLNGLKHMKFCAADFPHLQVLDLSYNSVSASSVAAIGRLPRLKVLHLTGNDLLHLPPNMGSSCHRATELRSPPEEGPGFPALEVLHLDDNRLTSGVFWSIKNLKRLRHLNLQGNCISEIPYLLPRGSFKSFIEECEYVFEERNPDERVRRLSQVCNWEGDRPLSGACLPLPELQILNLCDNKITQEEALLAVAGFPAIRELDICSNPLTSRRTREPPSLVQCLQHRLGITVKSSQSRRCHSGLLMIQNGSRFLLKDAPRPPRADRSDASIKRKPDSSTNKGREDAEQHPECVFLTQVNDIPQSEDNPSERKSTHATCVTLRDCAMLMDAKPIPNLGIQAAVRMLEDQLRNRNVYKDSKPKVDVPKPHRRREKSVLSDAKALPPIKPPKQRDQRAEDMKKEIRESTSRREVPLSEMGVSRQEALLLLRDMKTKYKRLYEKTMEEAAGSDGNGAERLGGFSTLFVLEQHLDVESSV; encoded by the exons ATGAATGCGACATCCTGTCATGAGGAGCGGAACTTTTCTATCAAATGTCTGCCTTCTCGGACAGCTCGGCAAAGAAATAACG GTGCTGGTCATTGGTTGGCTGCTTTCAGAAaggcagaggagcagaaatacAAGAATCTACATCAAAGGAGAAAGCCTTGTCGGAAATTCCCGACCCAGAGAGCTGAGGGTCGTACGTTAGATGGAGCATTCCTG CTGAGGCTGCACTGCGTTGACAAACCAACTGATCTCTGCTCCGTCCACATCAGTGAGCGTAACATGAATTCT GTCAAAGCAGAAGAGCTCAGAGAGTTCCACAATGTGGCTTTCATCGACGCATCAGCTAACTCCCTCTCATTAG ACTCCCTCAGCTGTTTTCTGTCATTAAGAGAACTTAATCTGTCGTTAAATGGTCTGAAACACATGAAGTTCTGTGCTGCTGACTTCCCACATCTCCAG GTTTTGGATCTATCTTATAACAGCGTGTCTGCCAGCTCTGTTGCAGCCATCGGTCGACTTCCACGTCTTAAGGTTCTTCATCTAACCGGGAACGACcttcttcaccttcctcctAATATGGGCTCCTCCTGTCATCGTGCCACTGAGCT GAGGTCACCCCCAGAAGAGGGCCCCGGGTTTCCAGCACTGGAGGTGCTGCATCTTGATGATAACCGACTGACGTCTGGAGTTTTCTGGAGCATTAAAAACCTCAAGAG ACTCAGGCATTTAAACCTTCAGGGAAACTGCATCTCTGAGATCCCCTATTTGCTGCCGAGAGGCAGCTTTAAGTCTTTCATAGAAGAATGTGAATATG TTTTTGAGGAGAGGAACCCTGATGAACGTGTGAGGAGACTCTCACAG GTGTGTAACTGGGAGGGGGACCGGCCACTTTCCGGAGCCTGTTTGCCACTTCCAGAGCTTCAGATCCTCAATTTATGCGACAACAAG ATCACACAGGAAGAGGCTCTGCTGGCTGTCGCAGGTTTTCCGGCCATTCGCGAACTCGACATCTGCTCCAACCCCTTGACCTCACGAAGAACCA GAGAACCCCCCTCCCTGGTCCAGTGCCTCCAGCACAGACTGGGAATCACAGTGAAGAGCAGCCAGTCACGACGCTGCCACTCGGGTTTGCTGATGATCCAAAATGGAAG CAGGTTTCTGTTGAAGGATGCACCTCGCCCCCCTCGGGCTGACAGGAGTGACGCGTCCATCAAAAGAAAACCAGACTCGAGTACAAATAAAGGACGAGAAGATGCGGAACAACATCCAGAATGTGTCTTTCTCACCCAG GTGAATGACATTCCTCAATCTGAAGATAATCCCTCTGAGAGAAAATCCACACACGCCACTTGTGTAACGTTAAGAGACTGCGCCATGTTGATGGACGCTAAACCCATCCCTAATCTAG GAATACAGGCAGCCGTTAGGATGCTGGAAGACCAGCTGAGGAATCGGAACGTTTACAAAGACTCCAAACCAAAAGTTGACGTCCCGAAACCACacaggagaagagagaaaagcgTCTTGTCTGAC GCTAAAGCGCTTCCACCCATAAAACCCCCAAAGCAACGCGATCAACGCGCGGAAGACATGAAGAAAGAAATCAGGGAGAGTACGAGCAGGAGAGAAGTCCCCTTAA GCGAGATGGGCGTCAGCAGGCaggaggctctgctgctgctgagggacaTGAAGACAAAGTACAAGAGGCTTTATGAGAAAACCATGGAAGAAGCAGCAGGCAGCGATGGGAACGGAGCTGAGAGGCTCGGAGGGTTTTCGACGTTGTTTGTTCTGGAGCAACACCTGGATGTTGAATCCAGCGTGTGA
- the xrra1 gene encoding X-ray radiation resistance-associated protein 1 isoform X1 translates to MNATSCHEERNFSIKCLPSRTARQRNNGAGHWLAAFRKAEEQKYKNLHQRRKPCRKFPTQRAEGRTLDGAFLLRLHCVDKPTDLCSVHISERNMNSVKAEELREFHNVAFIDASANSLSLDSLSCFLSLRELNLSLNGLKHMKFCAADFPHLQVLDLSYNSVSASSVAAIGRLPRLKVLHLTGNDLLHLPPNMGSSCHRATELRSPPEEGPGFPALEVLHLDDNRLTSGVFWSIKNLKRLRHLNLQGNCISEIPYLLPRGSFKSFIEECEYGKFSVVVLFYQSKLFVLFHLLHPVFEERNPDERVRRLSQVCNWEGDRPLSGACLPLPELQILNLCDNKITQEEALLAVAGFPAIRELDICSNPLTSRRTREPPSLVQCLQHRLGITVKSSQSRRCHSGLLMIQNGSRFLLKDAPRPPRADRSDASIKRKPDSSTNKGREDAEQHPECVFLTQVNDIPQSEDNPSERKSTHATCVTLRDCAMLMDAKPIPNLGIQAAVRMLEDQLRNRNVYKDSKPKVDVPKPHRRREKSVLSDAKALPPIKPPKQRDQRAEDMKKEIRESTSRREVPLSEMGVSRQEALLLLRDMKTKYKRLYEKTMEEAAGSDGNGAERLGGFSTLFVLEQHLDVESSV, encoded by the exons ATGAATGCGACATCCTGTCATGAGGAGCGGAACTTTTCTATCAAATGTCTGCCTTCTCGGACAGCTCGGCAAAGAAATAACG GTGCTGGTCATTGGTTGGCTGCTTTCAGAAaggcagaggagcagaaatacAAGAATCTACATCAAAGGAGAAAGCCTTGTCGGAAATTCCCGACCCAGAGAGCTGAGGGTCGTACGTTAGATGGAGCATTCCTG CTGAGGCTGCACTGCGTTGACAAACCAACTGATCTCTGCTCCGTCCACATCAGTGAGCGTAACATGAATTCT GTCAAAGCAGAAGAGCTCAGAGAGTTCCACAATGTGGCTTTCATCGACGCATCAGCTAACTCCCTCTCATTAG ACTCCCTCAGCTGTTTTCTGTCATTAAGAGAACTTAATCTGTCGTTAAATGGTCTGAAACACATGAAGTTCTGTGCTGCTGACTTCCCACATCTCCAG GTTTTGGATCTATCTTATAACAGCGTGTCTGCCAGCTCTGTTGCAGCCATCGGTCGACTTCCACGTCTTAAGGTTCTTCATCTAACCGGGAACGACcttcttcaccttcctcctAATATGGGCTCCTCCTGTCATCGTGCCACTGAGCT GAGGTCACCCCCAGAAGAGGGCCCCGGGTTTCCAGCACTGGAGGTGCTGCATCTTGATGATAACCGACTGACGTCTGGAGTTTTCTGGAGCATTAAAAACCTCAAGAG ACTCAGGCATTTAAACCTTCAGGGAAACTGCATCTCTGAGATCCCCTATTTGCTGCCGAGAGGCAGCTTTAAGTCTTTCATAGAAGAATGTGAATATGGTAAATTCTccgttgttgttttattttatcagtCAAAACTATTCGTTctttttcatctcctccatccagTTTTTGAGGAGAGGAACCCTGATGAACGTGTGAGGAGACTCTCACAG GTGTGTAACTGGGAGGGGGACCGGCCACTTTCCGGAGCCTGTTTGCCACTTCCAGAGCTTCAGATCCTCAATTTATGCGACAACAAG ATCACACAGGAAGAGGCTCTGCTGGCTGTCGCAGGTTTTCCGGCCATTCGCGAACTCGACATCTGCTCCAACCCCTTGACCTCACGAAGAACCA GAGAACCCCCCTCCCTGGTCCAGTGCCTCCAGCACAGACTGGGAATCACAGTGAAGAGCAGCCAGTCACGACGCTGCCACTCGGGTTTGCTGATGATCCAAAATGGAAG CAGGTTTCTGTTGAAGGATGCACCTCGCCCCCCTCGGGCTGACAGGAGTGACGCGTCCATCAAAAGAAAACCAGACTCGAGTACAAATAAAGGACGAGAAGATGCGGAACAACATCCAGAATGTGTCTTTCTCACCCAG GTGAATGACATTCCTCAATCTGAAGATAATCCCTCTGAGAGAAAATCCACACACGCCACTTGTGTAACGTTAAGAGACTGCGCCATGTTGATGGACGCTAAACCCATCCCTAATCTAG GAATACAGGCAGCCGTTAGGATGCTGGAAGACCAGCTGAGGAATCGGAACGTTTACAAAGACTCCAAACCAAAAGTTGACGTCCCGAAACCACacaggagaagagagaaaagcgTCTTGTCTGAC GCTAAAGCGCTTCCACCCATAAAACCCCCAAAGCAACGCGATCAACGCGCGGAAGACATGAAGAAAGAAATCAGGGAGAGTACGAGCAGGAGAGAAGTCCCCTTAA GCGAGATGGGCGTCAGCAGGCaggaggctctgctgctgctgagggacaTGAAGACAAAGTACAAGAGGCTTTATGAGAAAACCATGGAAGAAGCAGCAGGCAGCGATGGGAACGGAGCTGAGAGGCTCGGAGGGTTTTCGACGTTGTTTGTTCTGGAGCAACACCTGGATGTTGAATCCAGCGTGTGA
- the spag7 gene encoding sperm-associated antigen 7 homolog: MADLLGSILNSMEKPPTVGDKESRRKAREQAARLKKMAEEEKRQKAAFRKKMEKEVSDFIQDSSQQKRKYKPMGKIERSILHDVAEVAGVTSFSFGEDEESRYVMLFKKEFAPSDEELEAYRKGEEWDPKLAEQRRRVKEMAALEEATSSQTKKPETCPNSNYKDKYSHLIGTSAAKDAAHTLEANRTYGCVPVANKRDTRSIEEAMNEIRAKKRQKQEDDTVAHGSSS; encoded by the exons ATGGCGGACCTCCTAGGCTCAATTTTAAACTCGATGGAGAAGCCTCCTACAGTCGGCGACAAGGAAAGCCGACGAAAGGCCCGAG AACAAGCTGCAAGACTCAAGAAGatggcagaagaggagaaacgACAGAAGGCAGCCTTCAGGAAGAAG ATGGAGAAAGAGGTGTCCGATTTTATTCAGGATAGTTCCCAACAGAAACGAAAGTACAAACCCATGGGGAAGATTGAAAGGAGTATCTT GCACGATGTTGCTGAAGTGGCCGGTGTGACGTCCTTTTCTTttggagaggatgaagagagcCGCTATGTCATGCTCTTCAAGAAG GAGTTTGCTCCATCAGATGAGGAGCTGGAAGCATATCGCAAAGGAGAGGAGTGGGATCCTAAACTGGCAGAGCAGCGGCGCAGAGTCAAA GAAATGGCAGCATTGGAAGAAGCTACATCCAGTCAGACGAAGAAGCCAGAGACTTGTCCCAACTCCAACTACAAAGACAAGTACAGTCACCTGATTGGCACCTCTGCCGCCAAAGACGCAGCACACACGCTGGAGGCCAACAGGACGTACGGCTGTG TTCCGGTGGCCAACAAGCGGGACACTCGCTCCATAGAGGAAGCCATGAATGAAATCCGAGCAAAGAAGCGACAGAAGCAGGAGGATGACACAGTGGCGCACGGCAGCAGTTCTTGA